The following coding sequences are from one Candidatus Nitrohelix vancouverensis window:
- a CDS encoding prephenate dehydrogenase/arogenate dehydrogenase family protein, translated as MPEFGKVCIVGVGLLGGSIARVIKKKHLADEVVGFGRNLKNLELAKFLGVVDGFSQDLGEAVKDADLVIFCSPVGSIIPRLVESLPHLKAGCLLTDVGSVKASIVNAIDELLPERLHFIGSHPIAGSEKTGVEASSDDLFCGARCIVTPTEKSQPEALESLRRFWQDIGMAVDCMSAEEHDLILGAVSHLPHIIAFALINTLSAVKTENCSDVSAFSGKGLKDSSRIAASDPVMWRDICIHNKSALLNLIDEFQASLQQTRSWIEDQQFDSLEDSFRSAQERRINLT; from the coding sequence GTGCCTGAATTTGGAAAAGTATGCATTGTCGGCGTGGGCCTGCTGGGTGGCTCGATTGCGCGCGTTATCAAAAAGAAACATCTGGCGGACGAAGTCGTCGGTTTCGGTCGCAACCTGAAAAATCTGGAGTTGGCCAAATTCCTCGGCGTGGTGGACGGCTTTTCTCAGGATTTGGGCGAAGCGGTCAAGGACGCCGATCTGGTGATCTTCTGTTCGCCGGTCGGTTCGATCATACCGCGCCTTGTGGAGAGTTTACCGCATTTGAAAGCCGGTTGCCTGCTCACCGATGTCGGTTCGGTCAAAGCCTCTATCGTCAATGCGATTGACGAGTTACTGCCCGAGCGCCTGCATTTCATCGGTTCGCACCCCATCGCCGGGAGCGAGAAAACCGGCGTCGAGGCTTCCTCGGACGATCTGTTCTGCGGGGCGCGTTGCATCGTCACGCCGACCGAGAAGAGCCAGCCCGAAGCGTTGGAAAGCCTGCGTCGTTTTTGGCAAGACATCGGAATGGCCGTGGATTGCATGAGCGCGGAAGAGCACGATTTGATACTTGGCGCCGTCAGTCATCTGCCGCATATCATCGCCTTCGCCCTCATCAACACGCTGTCGGCGGTGAAAACGGAGAACTGTTCCGACGTTTCCGCATTTTCCGGCAAGGGACTGAAAGACAGCTCGCGCATTGCCGCGTCGGATCCGGTGATGTGGCGGGACATCTGCATTCACAACAAATCAGCCTTGTTGAATCTGATTGACGAGTTTCAAGCTTCCCTGCAACAGACCCGAAGCTGGATTGAAGACCAGCAGTTCGACTCGCTTGAAGACTCGTTTCGTTCGGCGCAGGAACGCCGCATCAACCTGACTTGA
- a CDS encoding aldehyde dehydrogenase family protein, with protein sequence MAPLYKNYINGVWKPASTRDVFENINPANHKECVGRFQKSAAEDVKEAVSAAASARKMWRETPAPKRGEILFRVAELLVKNKEAIAVDMTREMGKVLKETRGDVQEAIDMAYYAAGEGRRMAGETVPSELPNKFCMSVRMPVGTVAAITPWNFPIAIPSWKLLPALVAGNTVVIKPASDTPLSALTFVKLFEKAGLPAGVLNYVTGSGSETGEPLMSHPEVNLVSFTGSTDTGSVVAANCARLMKPFSLEMGGKNAIIVMDDANIDAAVEGVVWGAFGTTGQRCTACSRVIVHKKILKAFTTKLLKRTKALKLGDGLDASVDVGPLVNADQREKVMSYCKIGRDEGARLMTGGEFATGKNCKNGFFFQPTVFSDVSRKMRIAQEEIFGPVVGVIACRSLDDAVSIVNDSKFGLSSAIYTQDVNRAFRAIETLDTGITYINSSTIGAEIQLPFGGTKGTGNGHREAGTAAMEIFTEWKSVYVDYSGKLQKAQMD encoded by the coding sequence ATGGCTCCGCTTTACAAGAATTATATCAACGGCGTATGGAAACCGGCTTCAACCCGCGACGTGTTTGAAAACATCAATCCGGCGAATCACAAGGAATGCGTGGGGCGTTTTCAGAAGAGCGCTGCAGAAGACGTTAAAGAAGCGGTTTCAGCGGCGGCTTCGGCGCGCAAGATGTGGCGCGAAACGCCCGCCCCGAAACGCGGCGAAATCTTGTTCCGCGTCGCCGAGCTGTTGGTGAAAAACAAGGAAGCCATCGCCGTGGACATGACGCGCGAGATGGGCAAGGTCCTGAAAGAAACGCGCGGCGACGTGCAGGAAGCCATCGACATGGCTTACTATGCCGCAGGCGAGGGACGGCGCATGGCGGGCGAAACGGTGCCTTCGGAGTTGCCCAATAAATTTTGTATGTCCGTTCGCATGCCGGTGGGAACCGTCGCGGCGATCACGCCCTGGAATTTTCCCATCGCCATTCCTTCCTGGAAATTATTGCCCGCGCTGGTCGCCGGGAACACCGTCGTCATCAAGCCTGCGAGCGACACGCCGCTGTCGGCGCTCACCTTCGTCAAATTATTCGAGAAAGCGGGACTGCCTGCGGGCGTTCTGAATTATGTGACCGGTTCCGGTTCAGAAACCGGCGAGCCGCTCATGAGCCATCCCGAAGTCAACCTCGTTTCCTTCACCGGTTCGACGGATACGGGAAGCGTCGTCGCCGCAAATTGCGCGCGTCTCATGAAGCCCTTCTCGCTGGAGATGGGCGGAAAAAACGCCATCATCGTCATGGACGACGCCAATATCGACGCCGCCGTAGAAGGCGTGGTCTGGGGCGCCTTCGGCACGACGGGGCAACGTTGCACGGCCTGCAGTCGGGTCATCGTGCATAAAAAAATTCTCAAGGCCTTCACGACCAAACTGCTGAAGCGGACCAAAGCCCTCAAGCTGGGAGACGGTCTGGACGCCTCCGTCGACGTCGGCCCTCTGGTCAACGCCGATCAGCGGGAGAAGGTGATGTCTTATTGCAAGATCGGGCGGGACGAAGGCGCTCGCTTGATGACCGGCGGCGAGTTCGCGACCGGCAAGAACTGCAAGAACGGATTCTTTTTTCAGCCCACGGTTTTCTCCGATGTGTCGCGCAAAATGCGCATCGCGCAGGAGGAAATTTTCGGCCCGGTGGTGGGCGTCATCGCCTGCAGAAGCCTGGACGACGCGGTTTCCATTGTGAACGATTCGAAATTTGGTTTGTCCTCCGCGATTTACACGCAGGACGTCAACCGCGCCTTCCGCGCCATCGAAACGCTGGACACCGGCATCACCTATATCAATTCGTCCACCATTGGCGCGGAAATTCAGTTGCCTTTCGGCGGCACCAAGGGCACGGGCAACGGGCACCGCGAGGCGGGAACGGCGGCGATGGAAATTTTCACCGAGTGGAAATCGGTCTATGTGGATTACAGCGGCAAACTGCAAAAAGCCCAGATGGATTGA
- a CDS encoding MTH1187 family thiamine-binding protein, which translates to MVLLEFSMSPLTKGESVSEYVSRSLEIIDKSGVNYKLNPMGTVLEGEWDEVMAVVKQCYERMSQDCDRISCGIKIDYRKGASGRLESKMASVEKKLGREMKK; encoded by the coding sequence ATGGTCTTACTGGAATTCAGCATGTCGCCTTTGACCAAAGGGGAAAGCGTAAGCGAGTACGTCAGCCGTTCTCTTGAAATCATAGACAAAAGCGGGGTCAATTATAAACTCAATCCCATGGGAACCGTGCTTGAAGGGGAATGGGACGAGGTGATGGCGGTGGTGAAACAGTGCTATGAGCGCATGAGCCAGGACTGCGACCGCATCTCCTGCGGCATCAAAATCGATTATCGCAAGGGAGCCAGCGGCCGCCTGGAATCGAAGATGGCTTCCGTCGAGAAAAAACTGGGCCGCGAGATGAAAAAGTAG
- a CDS encoding prepilin-type N-terminal cleavage/methylation domain-containing protein — protein MMQRADEQTIKFATEKCRLRGQAGFSLIEILVSLVILAVGMVPLAKAVDSIMHHQRQSKYETLATMHTTNKIEQLKRLATNEPIGGVYGFVYVVTDYITEQSMTAVDDWTYTKTDTIDNFTQEWSIIAYPHGGSYSFDDAEDIRMIEVTVETSWTGSKGKTHTVDMGSVLHRRQFIE, from the coding sequence ATGATGCAACGAGCCGACGAACAGACAATCAAGTTTGCGACTGAAAAATGTCGATTGCGCGGACAGGCGGGTTTCTCATTGATCGAGATTCTGGTGTCGCTGGTCATCCTTGCCGTTGGCATGGTGCCGCTGGCAAAGGCGGTGGATTCGATCATGCATCATCAGCGGCAGTCGAAGTACGAAACTCTCGCCACCATGCACACGACCAATAAAATAGAACAACTGAAACGACTCGCCACCAACGAGCCCATTGGCGGCGTGTACGGCTTTGTTTATGTTGTGACGGATTACATCACCGAACAGTCCATGACAGCGGTCGACGACTGGACCTACACAAAAACGGATACCATCGACAATTTCACGCAAGAGTGGTCGATCATCGCTTACCCGCATGGCGGGAGCTACAGTTTTGACGACGCGGAAGACATACGCATGATCGAGGTGACGGTGGAGACATCGTGGACCGGTAGCAAGGGAAAGACGCACACGGTTGATATGGGTTCTGTCCTGCACAGGAGGCAATTTATCGAATGA
- the pheA gene encoding prephenate dehydratase — translation MRPIDVYRDKIDKIDDQLLKLINRRAALAVQIGKEKSRQNAKIHFHVPHREREIIERLKQANTGPFSDETIELVFRELFSATLALEKPLRISFLGPEATFTHQASVKHFGHSSTFLSAPNIESIFSDVENGKSDYGVVPVENSIEGAVNVTLDCFAESPLLICDEVNLKISHYLLSSASDIKSVKTIYSHPQPLGQCRQWLNRNLPLAAHEITSSTASAAKTVRGKKSVAAIAGKLASDLYGLNILAENLQDSADNTTRFWVIGKEPAKAAKRNKTSIVFSIKDEAGSLLHTLQLFAKNSINLSKIQSRPLRNRPWEYLFYVDLEGHQDEELIGKTLKTLAKKCLFFRILGSYPNRG, via the coding sequence TTGCGCCCAATAGATGTATATCGCGATAAAATAGACAAGATCGACGATCAACTGCTCAAGTTGATCAATCGCAGAGCCGCCCTCGCCGTTCAGATCGGCAAGGAGAAATCCAGGCAGAACGCCAAGATTCATTTCCATGTTCCCCATCGGGAGCGGGAAATCATCGAGCGTTTGAAACAGGCCAATACCGGTCCGTTTTCCGATGAAACCATCGAGCTGGTATTTCGCGAACTGTTTTCCGCCACGCTGGCTCTGGAAAAACCCCTCAGGATTTCCTTTCTTGGCCCGGAAGCCACTTTCACGCACCAGGCCTCCGTCAAGCATTTCGGTCATTCCTCCACCTTTCTTTCAGCGCCCAATATCGAAAGCATCTTTTCCGACGTCGAAAATGGCAAGAGCGATTACGGCGTGGTTCCCGTGGAAAACTCCATTGAAGGCGCGGTCAACGTCACCCTCGACTGTTTCGCAGAATCGCCGCTGTTGATCTGCGACGAGGTGAATCTTAAAATCTCGCATTACCTGTTATCTTCGGCAAGCGATATCAAGTCGGTGAAGACGATTTATTCGCATCCCCAGCCTCTCGGCCAGTGTCGCCAGTGGTTGAACCGTAATTTACCGCTCGCCGCGCATGAAATCACATCCAGCACCGCATCCGCCGCAAAAACCGTACGCGGCAAGAAAAGCGTCGCCGCCATCGCAGGCAAGCTGGCGTCCGACCTCTACGGTCTGAACATACTCGCAGAAAATTTGCAGGACAGCGCCGACAACACCACGCGCTTCTGGGTGATCGGCAAAGAACCGGCCAAAGCGGCCAAGCGCAACAAAACTTCAATTGTATTCTCTATTAAAGATGAAGCCGGATCGCTTCTGCACACCTTGCAGTTATTCGCCAAAAATTCGATCAATCTGTCCAAAATCCAGTCCCGGCCCTTGCGCAATCGTCCCTGGGAGTATCTGTTTTACGTCGATCTTGAAGGCCACCAGGACGAAGAACTCATCGGCAAGACTTTGAAAACTCTGGCCAAGAAATGCCTGTTCTTCAGGATTCTGGGTTCCTACCCCAACCGAGGCTAG
- a CDS encoding prepilin-type N-terminal cleavage/methylation domain-containing protein, with the protein MYLKNSGTDHRVASLEPAVSERGFTIMEILIAIVMLALGFILYASTSGSIVSRNAKSSHETTATTLAQDKLEAIKSIALSTSLGGADGLDSPVYSAGWSATTGGELIDAEGATGGSDALYTRTWTITTDGTLYYFYTVEATVAWENGSVTLTSQISQ; encoded by the coding sequence TTGTATTTAAAAAATTCTGGAACAGATCACCGGGTCGCCTCACTGGAGCCTGCGGTATCGGAGCGAGGATTCACCATCATGGAAATCCTCATCGCCATCGTCATGCTGGCGCTTGGTTTCATTCTCTATGCCTCCACTTCGGGTTCGATTGTTTCGCGCAACGCCAAGAGCAGTCATGAAACCACGGCGACGACTTTGGCCCAGGACAAGCTGGAGGCGATCAAAAGCATTGCCCTGTCGACTTCGCTGGGCGGCGCCGACGGTTTGGATTCGCCGGTTTATTCCGCAGGCTGGTCGGCGACTACGGGCGGCGAATTGATTGACGCCGAGGGCGCGACGGGTGGCTCGGATGCGCTGTACACGCGCACCTGGACGATCACGACTGATGGAACCTTATATTATTTCTACACGGTGGAGGCGACGGTGGCCTGGGAAAACGGGTCCGTTACGCTGACTTCGCAAATTTCGCAATAG
- the sppA gene encoding signal peptide peptidase SppA: MFKFFLGTLLVALLVIVGIRINSTDFSNRPKIAIVDVAGVITQSDNVVRQLSTYRLDNSVRGVILRIDSPGGAVAPSQEIYDEVMKLRDANKLVYASMGNLAASGGYYVASATHRIIANPGSLTGSIGVIMAFSNVEELIQKIGVRPEVIKSGEFKDSGSPVRPMTDTERKYLDRVVKDVHAQFVDAIVQARGMPEDKVRELADGRIFTGRQALKLNLVDELGGLEHTIEVLSKELGIEETPRIIREEEKTGFLDFLAQTLSPSRALQAVTRPAPPSLQYLWTLN, from the coding sequence ATGTTTAAATTTTTTCTGGGAACCCTGTTGGTCGCACTGCTGGTCATCGTTGGAATACGCATCAACTCCACCGATTTCAGCAACCGCCCCAAAATTGCCATTGTCGACGTCGCAGGCGTCATCACCCAATCCGACAACGTGGTCCGGCAGTTATCGACCTATCGCCTCGACAACAGCGTGCGCGGCGTGATACTGCGCATCGATTCGCCCGGCGGCGCCGTCGCTCCCTCGCAGGAAATTTACGACGAAGTGATGAAACTTCGCGACGCAAATAAATTAGTCTACGCTTCGATGGGCAATCTGGCCGCCTCCGGCGGCTATTACGTCGCCAGCGCCACGCACCGCATCATCGCCAATCCCGGCAGTCTGACCGGAAGCATCGGCGTGATCATGGCCTTTTCCAATGTCGAAGAACTCATTCAAAAAATAGGCGTGCGCCCCGAAGTCATCAAGAGCGGCGAGTTCAAAGATTCCGGCTCGCCGGTACGACCGATGACTGATACCGAGCGCAAGTATCTGGATCGCGTGGTCAAAGACGTGCATGCCCAGTTTGTCGACGCCATCGTGCAAGCCCGCGGCATGCCTGAGGATAAGGTCCGCGAACTCGCCGACGGCCGCATATTCACTGGACGTCAGGCCCTCAAGCTCAATCTGGTGGATGAGTTGGGCGGACTCGAACACACCATCGAAGTTCTCTCCAAAGAACTCGGCATCGAAGAGACGCCGCGAATTATCCGCGAAGAAGAAAAAACCGGCTTTCTCGATTTTCTGGCCCAGACCCTGTCGCCAAGCCGCGCCCTGCAAGCCGTAACCCGCCCCGCCCCGCCCTCCCTGCAGTACCTCTGGACCCTCAATTAG
- a CDS encoding prepilin-type N-terminal cleavage/methylation domain-containing protein — MSVIPHRRLRILAASRDSGFSLIEIMVVIVVMGVLMAISIPKISNWAQMYQINAEAQKVYFDLMLARSKAIGNNNDVIVTFDVSNHTYTIHDDTNSDGSADSGEEVKTVNLENNMKFGYDSSIQDVDGNAMSAAADFGGAATLTFNSRGEASAGGGVYMLPSKDVGLSTDRMRAVSIVMGTGSADLWKYDSLAATPGPWSTG, encoded by the coding sequence ATGTCTGTCATTCCCCATCGTCGTCTCCGAATACTTGCCGCGTCTCGGGACAGCGGATTTTCGCTCATCGAAATCATGGTGGTTATTGTCGTGATGGGCGTGTTGATGGCAATTTCTATTCCAAAAATATCCAACTGGGCGCAGATGTATCAGATCAACGCCGAGGCGCAGAAAGTTTATTTCGATCTGATGCTCGCCCGCTCCAAGGCGATCGGCAACAACAATGATGTGATTGTGACCTTTGACGTGAGTAATCACACGTATACGATCCATGACGACACGAATTCCGACGGCAGTGCAGATTCCGGCGAAGAAGTAAAAACCGTCAATCTGGAAAACAATATGAAGTTTGGCTACGACTCGTCGATCCAGGACGTGGATGGCAATGCGATGTCGGCCGCCGCAGATTTCGGAGGCGCTGCCACACTCACCTTCAATTCCCGCGGCGAAGCCTCCGCCGGAGGCGGCGTCTATATGCTCCCGAGCAAGGATGTAGGATTATCCACTGATCGCATGCGCGCCGTGAGCATTGTAATGGGAACAGGGTCTGCGGACCTTTGGAAATATGATTCTCTGGCGGCGACGCCGGGACCCTGGAGCACAGGATGA
- a CDS encoding 30S ribosomal protein S1, with amino-acid sequence MEQDALADIAELEGKESMTADEKKAFAEMEDYFNNNLAQFKEGQIIHGVVLDLNKDMVTIDVGFKSEGLIATHEFSDGGKNLAIGDEVEVFLEKVEDNDGNVVLSKEKANKIKLWDELVTTFEADQTIEGTVVAKAKGGLTVDIGLKAFLPGSQIDLRPIRNLEKLIGEKFEMKIIKMNKKRGNIVLSRRILLEAQRKMIREDTLKKLEEGNLVTGIVKNITEYGVFIDLGGIDGLLHITDMSWGRVNHPSEMFSIGDKAEVMVLKFDKEKERVSLGLKQITPDPWVNVEEKYAVHTRIKGQVVSITDYGVFVELEKGIEGLIHISEMSWSRHVRHPSKMVSLHDEVEAIVLTLDKERKRISLGMKQIEPNPWDQIDEKYPIGSEVEGTVRNLTDFGAFVELEDGVDGLIHISDLSWKKIKHPSEVLKKKENTKAVVLSIDKENCRISLGVKQLQPDPWDEIAQSYTIGTEVEGKIIKVINFGAFAEFGDGLEGLIHVSQLSSEKVTNPETVVKVDDVIKAKVIKVDTFNKKIALSIKAFEKNLDIEEIKKEQALLDNFKEDKEDGDNAE; translated from the coding sequence ATGGAGCAGGACGCATTGGCTGACATTGCCGAGTTGGAAGGCAAAGAGTCAATGACCGCCGATGAAAAAAAGGCGTTTGCAGAAATGGAAGATTATTTTAACAACAATCTGGCGCAGTTTAAGGAAGGCCAGATCATCCACGGCGTTGTTCTCGATCTGAACAAGGACATGGTCACCATTGACGTCGGTTTCAAATCCGAAGGTCTCATCGCCACGCATGAATTTTCCGACGGCGGCAAGAACCTCGCGATCGGCGACGAAGTGGAAGTCTTCCTCGAAAAAGTGGAAGACAACGACGGCAACGTTGTTCTGTCCAAAGAAAAAGCCAACAAGATCAAACTCTGGGACGAACTGGTCACCACTTTCGAAGCGGATCAAACCATCGAAGGCACCGTGGTCGCAAAGGCCAAAGGCGGCCTGACTGTGGACATCGGCCTGAAAGCCTTCTTGCCTGGATCGCAGATCGACCTGCGCCCGATTCGCAACCTGGAAAAGCTGATCGGCGAGAAGTTCGAAATGAAGATCATCAAGATGAACAAGAAGCGCGGCAATATCGTTTTGTCCCGCCGCATCCTGCTCGAAGCGCAACGCAAGATGATCCGCGAGGATACGCTGAAGAAACTGGAAGAGGGCAATCTCGTCACCGGTATCGTCAAGAACATCACCGAATACGGCGTGTTCATCGACCTCGGCGGCATCGACGGCCTGCTCCATATCACCGACATGTCCTGGGGCCGCGTCAACCATCCTTCGGAAATGTTTTCCATCGGCGACAAGGCCGAAGTCATGGTTCTCAAATTCGATAAGGAAAAAGAGCGCGTTTCTCTCGGTCTCAAACAAATCACTCCCGATCCCTGGGTCAACGTCGAAGAGAAGTACGCTGTACACACCCGCATCAAGGGTCAAGTGGTCAGCATCACCGATTACGGCGTATTCGTGGAACTGGAAAAAGGCATCGAAGGCCTCATTCATATCTCCGAGATGAGCTGGAGCCGCCATGTGCGCCATCCCAGCAAAATGGTTTCCCTGCATGATGAGGTCGAGGCCATTGTTCTTACGCTCGATAAAGAGCGCAAGCGCATTTCTCTGGGCATGAAGCAGATCGAACCGAACCCCTGGGATCAGATCGACGAGAAATATCCCATCGGTTCCGAAGTGGAAGGCACCGTTCGCAACCTCACCGATTTCGGCGCTTTTGTTGAGCTGGAAGACGGCGTGGACGGACTCATCCACATCTCCGACCTGAGCTGGAAGAAAATCAAGCATCCGTCGGAAGTGTTGAAGAAGAAAGAAAACACCAAAGCCGTCGTGCTCAGCATCGACAAAGAGAACTGTCGCATTTCTCTCGGCGTCAAACAGCTTCAGCCCGATCCCTGGGATGAAATTGCGCAGAGCTACACCATCGGCACCGAAGTGGAAGGCAAGATCATTAAAGTCATCAACTTCGGCGCCTTCGCTGAATTTGGCGATGGACTGGAAGGCCTCATTCACGTTTCGCAACTGAGCTCGGAAAAGGTAACCAACCCGGAAACCGTGGTCAAAGTGGACGATGTCATCAAAGCCAAAGTCATCAAAGTCGATACCTTCAATAAAAAGATCGCCTTGAGCATCAAAGCCTTCGAGAAAAATCTGGACATTGAAGAGATCAAAAAAGAGCAAGCTCTGCTGGACAATTTCAAGGAAGATAAAGAAGACGGCGACAACGCCGAATGA
- a CDS encoding (d)CMP kinase: MIIAIDGPAGSGKSTAAKTVAQHLNYRYIDTGAMYRAVAWKALQANADLNDQNVIGKIAEELEIELLPQPGGQRVLADGQDITSQLKNETVGGGAAVVAAQKIVRDILVAKQRDFGKNGDIVMDGRDIGTVVFPQADFKFFLEADPEERGRRRYLEMKEKHSEANLPEIIEQVRRRDQEDRNRDISPLRMADDGILLDTTGLNPGQVVEKIISYIEQTATKN, from the coding sequence ATGATCATCGCAATCGACGGACCCGCAGGAAGCGGAAAGAGTACGGCGGCGAAGACCGTGGCCCAGCACCTGAATTATCGCTACATCGACACCGGCGCCATGTACCGCGCCGTCGCCTGGAAAGCCCTGCAGGCGAATGCCGATCTGAACGACCAGAACGTCATCGGCAAAATCGCCGAGGAGCTGGAGATCGAACTGCTTCCGCAACCCGGCGGTCAGCGCGTGCTGGCGGACGGACAGGACATCACCTCCCAGCTCAAGAATGAGACGGTTGGCGGCGGAGCGGCGGTGGTTGCGGCGCAGAAAATTGTGCGCGACATTCTGGTCGCCAAACAACGCGATTTTGGCAAGAACGGGGACATCGTGATGGACGGTCGAGACATCGGCACCGTCGTGTTCCCGCAAGCAGATTTCAAATTCTTTCTCGAAGCGGACCCGGAGGAACGGGGTCGGCGACGATATCTGGAAATGAAAGAAAAACATTCCGAAGCCAATCTGCCCGAGATCATCGAGCAGGTGCGGCGCCGCGATCAGGAAGATCGCAATCGGGACATTTCACCGCTCAGAATGGCGGACGACGGCATTCTCCTGGACACCACGGGACTCAATCCCGGCCAGGTGGTCGAAAAAATTATCTCTTATATAGAACAGACAGCGACTAAAAACTGA
- a CDS encoding integration host factor subunit beta, which translates to MTKAELVEKVASQINLTKKQTEVVVNTVFQSITESLGQGKKVELRGFGSFRIRQRNARVGRNPKSGDKVDVPAKRVPFFKAGKELRELVDGELDGDDGED; encoded by the coding sequence ATGACTAAGGCCGAGTTGGTTGAGAAGGTGGCCAGCCAAATCAATCTAACCAAAAAGCAGACTGAAGTTGTGGTCAATACCGTCTTTCAAAGCATTACCGAATCGCTCGGTCAAGGCAAGAAAGTGGAGTTGCGCGGTTTCGGAAGTTTTCGGATTCGTCAACGCAACGCCCGGGTCGGTCGCAATCCCAAGTCTGGCGACAAGGTGGACGTTCCCGCTAAAAGAGTTCCCTTTTTCAAAGCTGGGAAGGAATTGCGAGAACTGGTGGACGGCGAACTCGATGGCGACGACGGTGAAGATTAA
- the aroC gene encoding chorismate synthase: MGGSSYGKLFQISTWGESHGAGIGVVVDGCPAGLPLKEAEIQVDLDRRKTGQSKVTTTRKELDQVKILSGVFNGKTTGTPIALWVDNQDADSSKYELIKDRYRPGHADYTYDMKYGFRDYRGGGRSSARETVGRVAAGAIARKLLKRRKIKIIGFTRQVGPHIAQKVVYSEIEKNIVRCPDKKMAQAMIDHILDARKRGDSVGGVVEVVAIGVPPGLGEPVFDRLDADLAKAMMCIPAVKGVEVGIGFQAALLSGSECNDAFEKTKSGITTRTNRAGGVLGGISNGNDIVVRFVVKPTASINQEQDTVYQSGKAGRIRVEGRHDPCVAPRAVPIAEAMAALTLIDHLMRHEHSKL; this comes from the coding sequence ATGGGCGGAAGCTCTTACGGAAAACTATTTCAAATCAGCACCTGGGGAGAATCTCACGGCGCTGGCATCGGCGTCGTTGTCGACGGTTGCCCCGCAGGACTGCCCCTGAAGGAAGCTGAAATTCAGGTCGACCTCGACCGCCGAAAAACCGGACAAAGCAAGGTCACCACCACGCGCAAGGAACTCGATCAGGTCAAAATCCTGTCCGGCGTGTTCAACGGCAAGACCACCGGAACCCCCATCGCCTTGTGGGTGGACAATCAGGACGCCGACTCCTCCAAATACGAATTGATCAAGGACCGCTACCGCCCCGGTCATGCGGATTACACCTACGATATGAAGTACGGCTTCCGCGACTATCGCGGCGGCGGACGCTCCAGCGCGCGCGAAACCGTGGGCCGCGTCGCCGCAGGCGCCATCGCGCGTAAATTATTGAAGCGTCGCAAAATCAAAATCATCGGATTCACCCGGCAGGTCGGGCCACACATCGCGCAGAAAGTGGTCTACTCCGAAATCGAAAAAAACATCGTCCGTTGCCCCGACAAGAAAATGGCCCAGGCCATGATCGACCATATCCTCGACGCGCGCAAACGCGGCGACTCCGTCGGCGGCGTGGTCGAAGTAGTGGCTATCGGCGTGCCGCCCGGACTGGGCGAACCGGTGTTCGACCGACTCGACGCCGATCTCGCCAAAGCCATGATGTGCATTCCCGCCGTCAAAGGCGTGGAGGTGGGCATCGGATTTCAAGCCGCCCTGCTCTCCGGCTCCGAATGCAACGACGCCTTCGAAAAAACCAAAAGCGGCATCACAACGCGCACCAATCGCGCCGGCGGCGTACTCGGCGGCATTTCCAACGGCAACGATATCGTCGTGCGCTTCGTGGTCAAGCCCACCGCATCCATCAATCAGGAACAGGATACCGTTTACCAAAGCGGCAAGGCCGGGCGCATCCGCGTTGAAGGACGCCACGACCCCTGCGTCGCCCCGCGCGCCGTACCCATCGCCGAGGCGATGGCCGCGCTGACCCTGATCGATCACCTGATGCGACACGAACATTCCAAACTCTAG